From the genome of Streptomyces sp. NBC_00523:
GACGACGGGATCACGTCGTTGTCGCCCCGGCCGCAGTCGGTGGTCCACGCGGGCGGGTTCGCCGGGGAGGCGATCGCGTCCAGGCCGTGCTCGGTCATGACCTCGTCGATGGAGCGGCGGGACAGGTCCGCCAACTCGGCGCGCATCGCCCGGTATTCCGGGTCGGTGGTCGGCGGCGCGGCGAGGGCCTGTTCGAAGAGCTCCTGTCCGGCGAAGCAGGTCCGCTCCTGCGGGTGGGCCCGGTTGAACTCGATGAGCCCGGCCAGGTCGCGCGGCCCCTTCCTGGTCGCGAGGTACGCGTCGATGTCCCGATGGAACTCGCTCAGCAGGGCCGGGAATTCGAGTGCGGCCAGGCGGTCCTGGTACGGGAGGTCCACCTCCACGACCTCGGCGCCCGCGGCCCGGAGCCGCTCGGCGGTGCGCGTCATGAGGGCGTCCACCTCGGCACCGAGCACCGGCAGCCGCCACAGGCCGATCCGCTTGCCGCGCAGCGCACCGGGGCGAGCCGCGGCTTCCGTGAGGCCGGGGGCGGGGTTGCCGCCGCCGAGGACCGACAGGGTGAGCGCGGTGTCGATCACGTTCCGGGCCATGGGGCCGGCGGTGTCCTGTTCGGCGGAGATCGGGACGACGCCCGACTGGCTGACCACGCCGAGGCTCGGCTTGAGACCGACGACGGCGTTCATCCCGGCGGGGCAGACAATGGAGCCGTCCGTCTCGGTGCCGATCGCCACCTGCGCCAGCGACGCGGCGAGCGCGGCGGCCGATCCGGCGGACGAGCCGCAGGGGTTGCGGTCCAGGACGTACGGGTTGCGGGTCTGACCGCCCACCGCCGACCAGCCCGATGTCGGCTTGGCCGCACGGAAGTTGGCCCACTCGGACAGGTTGGCCTTGCCGAGGATCACCGCGCCGCCCGCCCGCAGCTTCGCGACCAGTTCCGCGTCGGTCGCCGGTGACTTCCCGGCGAGGGCTAGGGAGCCTGCGGTCGTCGGCATGTCACGGGTGTTCACGTTGTCCTTGAGCAGGACGGGGATGCCGTCGAGCGGACCGCGTGTCCGGCCGAGGCGGTGCCTGATGTCACTGGCGGCCGCCTGGGCGAGGGCCGTGGGGCTGGTGCGCAGGACCGCGTTGATCTTCGGGTCGACGACCTTGATCCGCCGCAGGTAGGCGAGGGTGAGCCGGACCGAGGACAGCGATCCGCGGTCCATGCGGGTCTGGAGCTCGGGGATGGTGACCGTGTCGAGGTCGATGCCGCCGACCAGCGTGGATTCGGCGGATCGCGCCGGGCGGCCGGGGCGGGACTGAGCGGCTGCCTGCGGACCCGGCACCACCGCGATCAAGGGGGCCGCGACCAGGATCGCGGTCAGGGCCGCCATGCTTCTCGTCTTCATGGCGGACACCCCACTACACGCGGGCGGTACGGCACAAGAGGCCCTCATTTCGGGCGCGTAGGCGACACCCCATCCCAGCTAATCAAATTTGGCTAGTCTGGATCCATGAGCGAAAAGACGATCCCGATCCTGCCGTGCCGGACCATCCGGCCCGTTCTCGACTTCTACGCCGCCCTCGGGTTCGAGGCGACGTTCCAGCAGACGAGCCCCAACCCGTACGCGGTCGTGGAACGGGGCGACGTCCAGTTGCACTTCTTCGGGATGAAGCGCTACGAACCGGCCGCGTCGTACAGCACGTGCTACATCCGGACCGATGACGTCGACGGGTTGCACGCGTCCTTCCGGAGCAGCCTCAAGGCCGCGTACGGCAGGATCCCGACGCGCGGGCTCCCCCGCATGGGACCGCTGAAGGACACCTCGTACGGCGCGCGGCAGTTCCTCGTCACCGATCCGGCCGGCAACTGCCTGCGCATCGGGCAGCAGACCAGCCGGGAGCAGCACCACCGGCCCGCCCCCGAGGAGACGTCCGCCCGGGCCCTGCATCACGCGTCGCTCTTCGCGGACTCGAAGGACGATCCGGCGGGCGCCGCGAAAATAATCGACCGGGTGCTGGGCCTGGCGGACGAGTCGCCCGCTCCCGTGCAGTTGCTGCGCCTCCTGGTGCTGCGTGCGGACGTCGCCGGGCGCCTCGGTGACGACGCGACCGCGACGTCCGCGCTCGCCCGGGCCGCCGCGCTCCGACTCAGCGCACAGGAGCGCGAGTCGGCGCACGACGACCTCGCGCGTCTTCGCGAGCTACGCGACTGAGCCGTGGCCCGACGCGGGGTGGATCAGGTCAGGAGCAGCTGCTGGGCAAGCAGTTCGGAACGGGTCAGCTCCAGCAGCCGGCCCATCCAGTTCCGGCCCCGGTCGTCGGGGACGTCTCGCCAGAAGGGCGAGTCCTCGAAGCCGGTGTAGCTGATCCTGGCGTCCCCGGTGGAGAGCAGGACCTGGGCGAGTTCGGGGTGCTGGGTGAACTTGGCGCGCAGGAGCCCCGCCATGACCGCGAGCCGCACGTCGGGCCAGTCGCTCCGGCGAGCTGCCCGCCCGCCCAGTTCGTGCGCCTCACTGCCGGAGGCCGCGTCCCGGATCCTGCTCCTGTCGGAGGCGTCGGCCGCGGACAGGGCCCAGTACCCGTGCTGTACGGAGGCGTGGGAGTCGCCCGCGAACTCGA
Proteins encoded in this window:
- a CDS encoding bleomycin resistance protein encodes the protein MSEKTIPILPCRTIRPVLDFYAALGFEATFQQTSPNPYAVVERGDVQLHFFGMKRYEPAASYSTCYIRTDDVDGLHASFRSSLKAAYGRIPTRGLPRMGPLKDTSYGARQFLVTDPAGNCLRIGQQTSREQHHRPAPEETSARALHHASLFADSKDDPAGAAKIIDRVLGLADESPAPVQLLRLLVLRADVAGRLGDDATATSALARAAALRLSAQERESAHDDLARLRELRD
- a CDS encoding amidase family protein, producing the protein MKTRSMAALTAILVAAPLIAVVPGPQAAAQSRPGRPARSAESTLVGGIDLDTVTIPELQTRMDRGSLSSVRLTLAYLRRIKVVDPKINAVLRTSPTALAQAAASDIRHRLGRTRGPLDGIPVLLKDNVNTRDMPTTAGSLALAGKSPATDAELVAKLRAGGAVILGKANLSEWANFRAAKPTSGWSAVGGQTRNPYVLDRNPCGSSAGSAAALAASLAQVAIGTETDGSIVCPAGMNAVVGLKPSLGVVSQSGVVPISAEQDTAGPMARNVIDTALTLSVLGGGNPAPGLTEAAARPGALRGKRIGLWRLPVLGAEVDALMTRTAERLRAAGAEVVEVDLPYQDRLAALEFPALLSEFHRDIDAYLATRKGPRDLAGLIEFNRAHPQERTCFAGQELFEQALAAPPTTDPEYRAMRAELADLSRRSIDEVMTEHGLDAIASPANPPAWTTDCGRGDNDVIPSSTPAAVAGYPSLSVPAGFVGELPVGLLLMAGNHQDADLLSLGAAVEHRLDGRRAPRYLPTVPTG